Below is a window of Terriglobia bacterium DNA.
GTGGAATGTCACTCTCGTCCGGATTGTGTGGCTACTGCTCTTCTTGTTCGCCGGGACTGGAGGACTCGCCTACGTCTTCCTCTGGGTTGTTATGCCAAATGAAGCTTAGAAAACCACCGGACTTAGAGTGAATGTATGGTCC
It encodes the following:
- a CDS encoding PspC domain-containing protein, whose translation is MAGVCLGMTQHFGWNVTLVRIVWLLLFLFAGTGGLAYVFLWVVMPNEA